One genomic window of Medicago truncatula cultivar Jemalong A17 chromosome 1, MtrunA17r5.0-ANR, whole genome shotgun sequence includes the following:
- the LOC25484571 gene encoding uncharacterized protein, with protein MKGRSNRPMDPPPDEWVDGSWTVDCICGVNFDDGEEMVKCDECDVWVHTRCSRYVKGDDMFACDKCKAKNNRVGAENNIEETEVAQFLVELPTKSIPLERRGNGNRSNGIASSRVASCSRRPFKLWTDIPMEERVHVQGIPGGDPELFEGKTVSSIFGPQLWKCTGYVPKKFSFQYREFPSWYENENENNDKGLQENEDNGAGVLLSLSKEVNNMLAKSPVTALVDTGSRQGKKGFKESGTGKLGKDHMPRVHNAVKKERNLLRPFVVHSSKRRKDELSKDRSGKKKRVKTSDREEVDIKKRTSDREDVDPKRRSSDREDVHPKRKTSDREDVDHKRRTSHSSKAAFTPTCDAKQLAFYGDRGPKVFKDDIRSIKNKNLKDTVVQDHISNDSFAVGTTIEVSNNNLTTTEESSEALYTKKTRRSHSAGDVLAEEKTGNKVLEMSSKTDDAVTSVLKHTYLENASAKKKGGDCLEANNLDETLVVRSPMSPQTEDPRGSAPEHMEKQVSQDIDCNQHPSSGQYKVKVKREDDKDKFKHSKFHFSSISDLKNNGKSSDPTSDIGKVNDAAVLTLPLCENKVGDVGISSEVVPDSHTNELPGNFSHGKEVEGSEGSFETQKGFSETKDGIDSAKNLSKSEALECQSKMPASVRKTSPTSSIINCKSPSQDFKCEDTETANPFTKHGAKADHNIHIKNGSCTNDGARDEIPRKYVRERPRSSSKSSLHSSQSTQNSVPKQANPDVRDSVHCSLSKPSLGHQTPSVVGSSETNASMHHQKGLQGQNKTSSLVPQKAERLNQTNTHSSSKLNQNHTPSLNPSPTLNSSMLSDEELALLLHQELNSSPRVPRVPRARQTGSLPQTGTSATNMLMKRASVGGKDNYLVSKRKYKDATRDGFSSSREPEDEAKRIENEKGQSSSDQRKQDTAYVEDASVKEEGGRACVTAANSITNNVVSTTPAIANSGSPSPCEDRNLSSMRNSPRNISDDDTATAGRPVHHTLPGLINEIMSKGRRMTYEELCSAVLPHWPNLRKHNGERYAYASPSQAVLDCLRNRHEWARLVDRGPKTNTRKRRSKLDAEESEDNGYDKGKTAKETDGKNFELQKEEFPKGKRKARKRRRLALQGRAVKDVRRRQKGDSLTGEDVGPFSNTSEGSLFSEDEVQVDRIGPAGSTSDDEAGSA; from the exons ATGAAGGGGCGATCGAATCGCCCGATGGATCCACCACCGGATGAATGGGTCGACGGTTCATGGACGGTGGACTGTATATGCGGCGTCAATTTTGACGACGGCGAAGAGATGGTAAAGTGCGACGAATGTGACGTATGGGTTCACACGCGTTGTTCTCGTTACGTTAAAGGTGATGACATGTTCGCTTGTGACAAGTGTAAAGCGAAGAACAATCGTGTCGGAGCGGAGAATAATATTGAGGAAACTGAGGTtgcgcagtttcttgtggagcTTCCGACAAAGTCGATTCCTTTGGAGAGAAGGGGGAATGGTAATAGGAGTAATGGAATTGCTTCTTCTAGGGTTGCATCGTGTTCGCGGAGGCCGTTTAAGCTTTGGACTGATATACCTATGGAAGAGAGGGTTCATGTTCAGGGGATACCTGGTGGGGATCCTGAGTTGTTTGAGGGGAAGACCGTGTCGTCGATTTTTGGGCCGCAGTTGTGGAAATGTACTGGGTATGTTCCTAAGAAGTTTAGTTTTCAGTATAGGGAGTTTCCTTCTTGGTATGAGAATGAGAATGAAAATAATGATAAGGGTTTGCAAGAGAACGAGGATAATGGGGCTGGGGTGCTTTTGTCATTGTCGAAAGAGGTTAATAATATGTTGGCGAAGTCGCCTGTTACGGCTTTGGTTGATACGGGATCGAGGCAGGGTAAGAAGGGTTTTAAGGAGAGTGGAACTGGTAAGTTAGGGAAGGATCATATGCCGCGTGTCCATAATGCGGTTAAGAAGGAGAGGAATTTGCTTAGGCCGTTTGTTGTTCATTCAAGTAAGCGTAGGAAGGATGAATTATCAAAAGACCGGAGTGGGAAGAAGAAGCGGGTTAAAACTTCTGATAGAGAGGAGGTGGATATCAAGAAGAGGACTTCTGACAGAGAGGATGTTGATCCCAAGAGAAGAAGTTCTGACAGAGAGGATGTTCATCCCAAGAGGAAGACTTCTGATAGAGAGGATGTAGATCACAAGAGGAGGACTTCACATTCTTCTAAAGCag CATTTACACCCACCTGTGATGCAAAACAATTGGCATTTTATGGAGACAGAGGTCCGAAGGTTTTCAAGGATGACATtcggagcataaagaataaaaacttaaaagacacAGTGGTTCAAGATCATATTTCTAATGACTCTTTTGCGGTGGGTACCACCATAGAGGTATCGAATAACAACTTGACAACTACCGAAGAGTCTTCAGAAGCGTTATATACCAAGAAAACAAGGCGTAGTCATTCTGCTGGAGATGTATTAGCAGAAGAGAAGACTGGCAATAAAGTTCTCGAGATGTCGTCTAAGACTGATGATGCCGTTACATCAGTTCTGAAGCATACTTATCTTGAAAATGCCTCAGCTAAAAAGAAG GGCGGAGATTGCTTGGAAGCTAATAATTTGGATGAAACTTTAGTAGTAAGAAGCCCTATGAGTCCGCAGACAGAAGATCCTCGTGGTTCTGCACCAGAACATATGGAAAAGCAAGTTTCTCAAGATATTGACTGTAACCAGCATCCAAGCTCTGGACAATACAAAGTTAAGGTGAAGAGAGAAGATGACAAAGACAAATTTAAGCACTCAAAGTTTCATTTTTCGTCCATCAGCGATCTTAAAAACAATGGAAAGTCATCTGATCCCACATCTGATATTGGTAAAGTGAATGATGCTGCAGTTCTCACTTTACCTTTATGTGAAAATAAGGTGGGTGATGTTGGCATATCATCAGAAGTAGTCCCTGATAGTCATACCAATGAACTACCTGGTAATTTTTCTCATGGAAAAGAAGTCGAGGGATCTGAAGGTTCCTTTGAAACACAAAAGGGATTCTCAGAAACAAAAGATGGTATCGACTCTGCTAAAAATCTATCAAAATCCGAAGCACTTGAATGTCAAAGTAAAATGCCAGCTTCTGTCCGGAAGACGTCTCcaacttcatcaatcataaactgCAAATCACCAAGCCAGGACTTCAAATGTGAAGATACTGAAACTGCTAATCCTTTTACAAAGCATGGAGCTAAAGCTGACCATAACATTCACATAAAGAATGGAAGTTGTACGAATGATGGAGCAAGGGATGAAATTCCAAGGAAGTATGTAAGAGAGCGTCCAAGATCCTCTTCAAAATCCTCTTTACATTCAAGCCAGAGTACGCAAAATTCTGTTCCAAAGCAAGCAAATCCAGACGTGAGAGATTCTGTTCATTGTTCGTTATCTAAACCATCCTTGGGTCACCAGACTCCAAGTGTCGTTGGTTCTAGCGAGACTAATGCATCAATGCACCATCAAAAAGGATTGCAAGGGCAGAATAAAACTTCATCTTTAGTGCCACAGAAAGCAGAAAGGCTTAATCAAACAAATACCCATTCTTCCTCTAAGTTGAACCAGAACCACACACCATCATTGAATCCTTCTCCAACATTAAATTCTTCAATGCTGAGTGATGAAGAG CTAGCTTTGCTATTGCATCAAGAACTGAATAGTTCACCTCGTGTACCACGGGTACCCCGTGCACGCCAAACAGGTAGCTTGCCACAAACAGGTACCAGTGCTACAAACATGCTAATGAAGCGAGCATCGGTTGGAGGAAAGGATAACTATTTG GTATCTAAAAGAAAATACAAGGATGCAACTAGAGACGGGTTTAGCAGTTCTCGTGAACCAGAAGATGAAGCTAAACGGATAGAGAATGAGAAGGGTCAATCATCATCTGATCAGAGAAAACAAGACACAGCGTATGTGGAAGATGCTTCTGTAAAGGAAGAAGGAGGCCGTGCATGTGTGACAGCTGCAAACTCTATTACAAACAATGTTGTTTCCACAACCCCTGCCATTGCAAACAGCGGTTCACCTTCCCCCTGTGAGGATCGAAATTTGTCATCAATGAGGAACTCACCGAGGAATATATCTGATGATGATACAGCAACTGCTGGAAGACCAGTTCATCACACCTTACCTG GCTTAATCAATGAGATAATGAGCAAGGGCAGGCGCATGACTTACGAAGAACTCTGTAGTGCTGTGCTACCG cACTGGCCCAACTTAAGGAAACACAACGGAGAGCGATATGCATATGCAAGTCCCTCCCAAGCTGTTCTTGATTGTTTGAGGAACCGACATGAATGGGCAAGATTGGTTGATCGTGGTCCAAAG ACAAATACTAGGAAAAGGCGTAGTAAGCTGGATGCTGAAGAATCTGAAGATAATGGATATGACAAAGGTAAAACTGCAAAAGAGACCGATGGGAAGAACTTTGAGTTGCAAAAAGAAGAGTTCCCTAAAGGCAAGCGTAAAGCTCGAAAACGCAGGCGGCTGGCTCTTCAGGGAAGAGCAGTAAAGGATGTCAGGAGGAGGCAAAAAGGCGACTCACTAACCGGTGAGGATGTCGGTCCATTCTCCAATACTAGCGAAGGGAGCTTGTTCAGTGAGGATGAAGTTCAAGTTGACAGAATAGGTCCAGCAGGAAGTACATCAGATGATGAGGCGGGGAGTGCTTAA